A region of Streptomyces cinnamoneus DNA encodes the following proteins:
- a CDS encoding sensor histidine kinase, which yields MGLRTKIGVAITATAALVAVLIGLVVHHRTADTQLDLAREALDQRLVTAAEDHAAGVHRPRLILNPARLPAPLRQAVDKGRRATYLDRSGPEPTLWAATRSGADTVVLKHSYARQDRELEELDRILWLAGGLGTAFAGLVGVALAAAVGRRLNASARIAERIADGDLTARLTPRGGRDEVARLTHAVNTMADALAARLQAEREVTANISHELRTPVAGLVAAAGLLPPGRPAEMVRERAGRVHALLEDVLEVARLDGDAERAEPEVRELGALTRRAVRAARVPGQRPVEVRVLRDCLVETDARRVERILANLVTNAFRHGAAPVVVEVDGGTVRVRDRGPGFPEPLLSGGPQRFRTGSGSGLGLGLTIAAGQAKVLGARLAFANPADGGAEATLDLGHAVRAPGPEGPEGGD from the coding sequence ATGGGACTGCGTACGAAGATCGGGGTGGCCATCACCGCCACCGCCGCGCTGGTCGCCGTCCTCATCGGGCTCGTCGTCCACCACCGCACGGCGGACACCCAGTTGGACCTCGCCCGGGAGGCGCTGGACCAGCGGCTCGTCACGGCGGCCGAGGACCACGCCGCCGGCGTCCACCGGCCGCGCCTGATCCTCAACCCGGCCCGCCTGCCGGCACCCCTGCGCCAGGCCGTCGACAAGGGCAGACGCGCCACCTACCTGGACCGCTCCGGCCCCGAGCCGACCCTGTGGGCGGCCACCCGGTCCGGCGCCGACACCGTCGTCCTCAAGCATTCCTACGCCCGTCAGGACCGCGAACTCGAGGAGCTGGACCGCATCCTCTGGCTGGCCGGCGGCCTCGGCACCGCCTTCGCCGGGCTCGTCGGCGTCGCCCTGGCGGCCGCCGTCGGCCGGCGGCTGAACGCCTCCGCGCGCATCGCCGAGCGCATCGCCGACGGCGACCTCACCGCCCGGCTCACCCCCCGGGGCGGCAGGGACGAGGTCGCCCGGCTGACCCACGCGGTCAACACCATGGCCGACGCCCTGGCCGCCCGCCTCCAGGCCGAGCGCGAGGTCACCGCCAACATCTCCCACGAGCTGCGCACCCCCGTCGCCGGCCTGGTGGCCGCCGCCGGGCTGCTGCCGCCGGGCCGGCCGGCCGAGATGGTCCGGGAGCGGGCCGGGCGGGTGCACGCCCTCCTGGAGGACGTCCTGGAGGTGGCCCGCCTCGACGGCGACGCCGAGCGGGCCGAGCCGGAGGTCCGCGAGCTGGGCGCCCTGACGCGGCGGGCCGTGCGGGCGGCCCGGGTGCCCGGGCAGCGGCCGGTGGAGGTGCGCGTCCTGCGGGACTGCCTGGTCGAGACCGACGCCCGGCGCGTCGAGCGGATACTGGCCAACCTCGTCACCAACGCCTTCCGGCACGGCGCGGCTCCCGTCGTCGTCGAGGTCGACGGGGGGACCGTACGGGTCCGCGACCGGGGGCCGGGCTTTCCCGAGCCGCTGCTGTCGGGCGGGCCGCAGCGCTTCCGCACGGGCTCGGGTTCCGGCCTCGGCCTGGGTCTGACGATCGCGGCGGGCCAGGCGAAGGTGCTGGGCGCCCGCCTCGCCTTCGCCAACCCCGCCGACGGCGGCGCCGAGGCCACGCTCGACCTCGGCCACGCCGTGCGGGCACCCGGCCCCGAGGGCCCGGAGGGCGGCGACTGA
- a CDS encoding alpha-N-acetylglucosaminidase, translated as MHIARRTLLGALAGSAALGAVGAAPAAGAPAAPGGAAAAALARLLPRHHRQVVFRPLPRRDGDDAFRVSGQEGRVTVEGSTPAVQLTGFHWYLRQTADAHFSWCGEQTALPDKLPGLRAPLVRNANVRHRFALNDTNDGYTGPYHGWDYWEREIDVLALHGFNEVLVYAGADAVYHRTFIEHGYSDADVRRWVPGPAHQPWWLMQNMASFGGPVSRELLDRRVALAQRIVRRLRELGMTPVFPGYYGTVPPDFERRNEGARVIAQGDWQGFPRPGWLDPRTPHFTRVARTFYRVQQELYGPTSMYKMDLLHEGGSPGDVPVGDAARAVEKALRTAHPAATWAILGWQKNPRREIVEAVDRSRMLVLDGIPDHYPNVTDREADWDGTPYAFGTIWNFGGHTVMGANTRDWADLYHRWRTKDGSALSGIALMPEAADNNPAALALFGDLAWTDGPVDLADWFGHWPRYRYGGADANAVRAWEVLRRTAYGCTRADGWGEQADGLFGARPDLAVNRAGSWSPRTLRYDPDEFDRALPALLAVAPALRGSSAYRHDLMDVARQSVANRSRLLLPRIKAAYDARDRGRLGELTRQWLDWMGLLEEVVATDERHLLGRWLADARAWGSTPAERDRLAVDALSLLTVWGPRASANGGKLHDYANREWSGLVGGLYRLRWKTYFAELDASLAAGRKPRQIDWYALEERWTRQPPAVRTKPSGDVVRIARTVASRL; from the coding sequence ATGCACATCGCCCGTCGCACGCTCCTCGGCGCGCTCGCCGGATCCGCCGCGCTCGGCGCGGTGGGGGCGGCCCCGGCGGCGGGCGCACCCGCCGCCCCCGGGGGCGCGGCCGCCGCGGCGCTCGCGCGACTGCTGCCGCGCCACCACCGGCAGGTCGTCTTCCGCCCGCTGCCCCGCCGGGACGGCGACGACGCCTTCCGGGTGTCCGGGCAGGAGGGCCGCGTCACCGTCGAGGGCAGCACGCCGGCGGTCCAGCTCACGGGCTTCCACTGGTACCTCAGACAGACCGCCGACGCCCACTTCTCCTGGTGCGGCGAGCAGACGGCCCTGCCCGACAAGCTCCCCGGCCTGCGCGCGCCGTTGGTGCGCAACGCCAACGTCCGCCACCGCTTCGCGCTCAACGACACCAACGACGGCTACACCGGCCCGTACCACGGCTGGGACTACTGGGAACGCGAGATCGACGTCCTGGCCCTGCACGGCTTCAACGAAGTGCTGGTCTACGCGGGCGCCGACGCCGTCTACCACCGCACTTTTATCGAACACGGTTACAGCGACGCGGATGTGCGCCGCTGGGTTCCCGGACCGGCCCACCAGCCGTGGTGGCTGATGCAGAACATGGCGTCGTTCGGCGGCCCCGTCTCCCGCGAACTGCTCGACCGGCGCGTGGCCCTCGCCCAGCGGATCGTGCGCCGGCTGCGGGAGCTGGGCATGACGCCGGTGTTCCCCGGCTACTACGGCACGGTGCCGCCGGACTTCGAGCGGCGCAACGAGGGGGCCCGCGTCATCGCCCAGGGCGACTGGCAGGGCTTCCCCCGCCCCGGCTGGCTCGACCCGCGCACCCCCCACTTCACGCGGGTGGCGCGGACCTTCTACCGCGTGCAGCAGGAGCTGTACGGGCCCACGTCGATGTACAAGATGGACCTGCTGCACGAGGGCGGCTCCCCCGGCGACGTGCCCGTGGGCGACGCCGCCCGGGCCGTGGAGAAGGCGCTGCGCACCGCCCACCCGGCCGCCACCTGGGCCATCCTCGGCTGGCAGAAGAACCCCCGGCGGGAGATCGTCGAGGCCGTCGACCGGTCCCGGATGCTCGTCCTGGACGGCATCCCCGACCACTACCCGAACGTCACCGACCGCGAGGCCGACTGGGACGGCACGCCCTACGCCTTCGGCACGATCTGGAACTTCGGCGGCCACACCGTCATGGGGGCCAACACCCGCGACTGGGCGGACCTCTACCACCGCTGGCGCACCAAGGACGGCAGTGCCCTCAGCGGCATCGCCCTGATGCCCGAGGCCGCCGACAACAACCCCGCCGCGCTGGCCCTCTTCGGCGACCTCGCCTGGACCGATGGGCCCGTCGACCTCGCCGACTGGTTCGGCCACTGGCCCCGCTACCGCTACGGGGGCGCCGACGCGAACGCCGTACGAGCCTGGGAGGTGCTGCGCCGCACCGCCTACGGCTGCACCCGGGCCGACGGCTGGGGCGAGCAGGCGGACGGGCTCTTCGGCGCCCGCCCGGACCTGGCCGTCAACCGGGCGGGCTCCTGGTCGCCCCGCACGCTGCGCTACGACCCGGACGAGTTCGACAGGGCCCTGCCGGCGCTGCTGGCCGTCGCCCCCGCGCTGCGCGGCAGTTCCGCCTACCGCCACGACCTGATGGACGTGGCCCGGCAGTCGGTCGCCAACCGCAGCCGGCTGCTGCTGCCGCGGATCAAGGCCGCGTACGACGCGCGGGACCGAGGCCGTCTCGGCGAGCTGACGCGCCAGTGGCTGGACTGGATGGGCCTGCTGGAGGAGGTCGTCGCCACCGACGAGCGGCACCTGCTCGGCCGCTGGCTGGCCGACGCCCGCGCCTGGGGCTCCACGCCCGCCGAGCGCGACCGGCTGGCCGTCGACGCCCTGTCCCTGCTGACCGTGTGGGGGCCCCGGGCCTCGGCCAACGGCGGCAAGCTGCACGACTACGCCAACCGCGAGTGGTCCGGCCTGGTCGGCGGGCTCTACCGGCTGCGCTGGAAGACCTACTTCGCCGAACTGGACGCGTCCCTGGCGGCGGGCCGCAAGCCGCGGCAGATCGACTGGTACGCCCTGGAGGAGCGCTGGACCCGCCAGCCGCCCGCCGTCCGCACGAAGCCCTCGGGGGACGTCGTGCGGATCGCGCGGACGGTGGCGTCGCGGCTGTAG
- a CDS encoding NAD(P)H-binding protein, with product MTTDAKDILVLGGTGKTGRRLVRVLRAAGETVRAASRSGEVRFDWNEPETWRPALAGASAVYLVAPDDPAPVADFVALAVASGVGRFVALSGRGIEQVGPGFGEGMAAAEQAVRASGAAWTILRPNNFHQNFDEDLWHGPLRDGRLALPIGEVPEPFVDADDVAEVAAAVLTGDDHDGQVYELSGPRALTFAQAVEVIARAAGRPMRYEEISAEAYAAQLRAAGTPESFVVALGALFAMHREGHSAELADGVRRVLGREPRDLADYAARAAAAGAWD from the coding sequence ATGACTACTGATGCGAAGGACATCCTGGTTCTCGGCGGTACCGGCAAGACCGGGCGCCGGCTGGTGCGCGTGCTGCGGGCGGCGGGGGAGACGGTGCGGGCGGCCTCCCGCTCGGGCGAGGTGCGGTTCGACTGGAACGAGCCGGAGACGTGGCGGCCCGCGCTGGCGGGTGCCTCGGCGGTGTACCTGGTGGCGCCCGACGACCCCGCCCCCGTGGCCGACTTCGTCGCGCTGGCCGTGGCCTCGGGGGTGGGCCGGTTCGTCGCGCTGTCCGGGCGGGGCATCGAGCAGGTCGGTCCGGGTTTCGGGGAGGGCATGGCGGCCGCCGAGCAGGCCGTGCGCGCCTCCGGTGCCGCGTGGACGATCCTGCGCCCGAACAACTTCCACCAGAACTTCGACGAGGACCTGTGGCACGGGCCGCTGAGGGACGGCCGCCTCGCGCTGCCGATCGGCGAGGTGCCCGAGCCGTTCGTGGACGCCGACGACGTCGCCGAGGTGGCGGCCGCGGTGCTCACCGGCGACGACCACGACGGGCAGGTCTACGAGCTCTCCGGACCCCGGGCCCTGACGTTCGCCCAGGCCGTCGAGGTCATCGCCCGGGCCGCCGGGCGGCCGATGCGGTACGAGGAGATCAGCGCGGAGGCCTACGCGGCGCAGCTGCGGGCCGCGGGGACGCCGGAGTCCTTCGTCGTCGCCCTCGGCGCGCTGTTCGCGATGCACCGCGAGGGTCACTCGGCGGAACTGGCCGACGGCGTGCGGCGGGTGCTCGGACGCGAGCCGCGCGACCTCGCCGACTACGCGGCGCGGGCAGCGGCGGCGGGGGCGTGGGATTGA
- a CDS encoding AraC family transcriptional regulator, with product MDPFDDLLRGVRADGAVLRTSVLSPRRALRFADGAALTLCVPLRGEGWIVPEDDGPPHLVGEGVAAIVRGPRPFLFTDEPAGPGSGARDAPAGETVLLAGSYRVQGEVSRRLLRVLPPVAVVPDDHDCAPLRAYFEAQLGAGRPGRQMVLDRLLDWLLVCTLRDWFDRPEACPPSWYLALGDGVVGPVLRAMHASPARPWTLAALAAEAGVSRTTMAARFTELLGEPPLAYLTRWRMDVAADLLAESAETVGAVARKVGYADAFGFSNAFKRVRGVSPTEHRRVMAAAS from the coding sequence ATGGACCCCTTCGACGACCTCTTGCGCGGTGTACGGGCCGATGGAGCCGTCCTGCGCACGTCCGTGCTGTCACCGCGCCGGGCCCTGCGCTTCGCGGACGGCGCCGCGCTGACCCTGTGCGTCCCGCTGCGCGGCGAGGGCTGGATCGTCCCGGAGGACGACGGGCCGCCGCACCTCGTCGGCGAGGGCGTGGCGGCCATCGTCCGCGGCCCCCGGCCGTTCCTGTTCACCGACGAGCCGGCCGGGCCGGGATCCGGGGCGCGGGACGCCCCCGCCGGGGAGACCGTCCTGCTCGCCGGGTCGTACCGGGTCCAGGGCGAGGTGTCCCGGAGGCTGCTGCGCGTCCTGCCGCCGGTGGCGGTCGTGCCGGACGACCACGACTGCGCGCCCCTGCGCGCGTACTTCGAAGCCCAGCTCGGCGCGGGCCGTCCGGGCCGGCAGATGGTGCTGGACCGGCTGCTGGACTGGCTGTTGGTGTGCACCCTGCGCGACTGGTTCGACCGCCCCGAGGCCTGCCCGCCCTCGTGGTACCTCGCCCTGGGCGACGGCGTGGTGGGCCCGGTGCTCCGCGCCATGCACGCGTCCCCGGCCCGGCCGTGGACCCTGGCCGCGCTGGCCGCCGAGGCGGGGGTGTCCCGCACGACCATGGCGGCGCGCTTCACGGAACTGCTGGGCGAGCCGCCGCTGGCGTACCTCACGCGATGGCGCATGGACGTGGCGGCGGACCTGCTGGCGGAATCCGCGGAGACCGTCGGCGCGGTGGCGCGCAAGGTCGGCTACGCGGACGCCTTCGGCTTCAGCAACGCCTTCAAGCGCGTACGGGGCGTGAGCCCCACGGAACACCGCAGGGTGATGGCGGCCGCCTCGTGA
- a CDS encoding lasso RiPP family leader peptide-containing protein: protein MTKDQYQAPALVEVGEFDELTTGFFGVFPDGGAQFFKRNDFAG from the coding sequence ATGACAAAGGACCAGTACCAGGCACCGGCCCTCGTTGAGGTCGGCGAATTCGACGAACTGACCACCGGGTTCTTCGGGGTCTTCCCCGACGGCGGTGCCCAGTTCTTCAAGCGCAACGACTTCGCCGGTTGA
- a CDS encoding asparagine synthase-related protein, which yields MNQGQGWFVVLPDTAEATPAAGVLTSRTPGLRTEPHPSGRPWVLGRWSPDEMTVVTAGCGRVALIGDHTPPDGRLKDAIGRARTAQELDRVMSGVPGCFHLVSSLGGHVRARGTASGMRRLFHARVAGVTAGCDRADVLATAVGGTLDEDALLLRLLEPAVPHPLGGRPLWREVTAVPPGHRLHLDPWGGARVTRWWHEPEPRLSLAEGAPGFAQALAEAVGVRTAAGGVVSADLSGGLDSTPVCFLAARGPAELVAFTQEGIDGGHEDALWARRAASHLPDADHVLLEPGGLPPFYSGLLTAGEGTDEPALGARVRGALTGLARLMAARGSRLHLTGEGGDQVVQAMDSYVHDTLRTRPRTGLRHLRALSAECRWSAAATLKAATDRRSYRRWLTDAASDLRPVRVSDRRPTMTGWDVPPTLPPWVTPDARERLTRLLRRHAATASPLAPTRGRNMALALILASTRMCRQIARFTAEAGLPFHYPFLDDRVVEAALAVRLHERTTPFAFKPLTVAAMRGVVPDDVLARRDKSEFSREVHSGLAARRSEVAELLADSRLARLGLVDADGLRQAALVLHPPHLPITYLEMTFAVETWLRAHAQAPAKAGRS from the coding sequence ATGAATCAAGGCCAGGGCTGGTTCGTCGTCCTGCCGGACACCGCCGAAGCCACGCCCGCCGCCGGGGTCCTCACGTCACGGACGCCCGGCCTCCGGACCGAGCCGCACCCCTCCGGTCGCCCCTGGGTCCTCGGCCGGTGGAGCCCGGACGAGATGACGGTGGTCACCGCCGGGTGCGGCCGCGTCGCCCTGATCGGCGACCACACGCCGCCGGACGGGCGCCTGAAGGACGCGATCGGCCGGGCCCGCACGGCCCAGGAGCTGGACCGCGTCATGAGCGGCGTGCCGGGCTGCTTCCACCTGGTGTCCTCGCTCGGCGGCCACGTCCGCGCCCGGGGCACCGCGTCCGGCATGCGACGGCTCTTCCACGCCCGGGTCGCCGGCGTCACGGCCGGCTGCGACCGGGCGGACGTCCTCGCCACCGCCGTCGGCGGGACGCTGGACGAGGACGCGCTGCTCCTGCGCCTGCTGGAACCGGCGGTCCCCCATCCGCTCGGCGGCCGCCCCCTGTGGCGGGAGGTGACGGCCGTGCCCCCGGGGCACCGCCTGCACCTGGACCCGTGGGGCGGCGCACGCGTCACGCGCTGGTGGCACGAGCCGGAACCCCGGCTCTCCCTGGCGGAGGGCGCGCCGGGGTTCGCGCAGGCCCTCGCCGAAGCGGTGGGGGTGCGCACGGCCGCCGGCGGCGTGGTGAGCGCCGACCTCTCCGGGGGCCTGGACTCCACCCCCGTCTGCTTCCTCGCCGCGCGCGGCCCCGCCGAGCTCGTCGCGTTCACCCAGGAGGGCATCGACGGCGGCCACGAGGACGCGCTCTGGGCCCGCCGGGCGGCCTCCCACCTGCCGGACGCGGACCACGTCCTCCTGGAGCCGGGCGGCCTGCCGCCCTTCTACTCCGGGCTACTCACCGCCGGCGAGGGGACGGACGAGCCGGCCCTCGGGGCCCGCGTGCGGGGCGCGCTCACGGGACTGGCGCGGCTGATGGCGGCGAGGGGCTCCCGGCTGCACCTCACCGGCGAGGGCGGCGACCAGGTCGTCCAGGCGATGGACTCCTACGTCCACGACACGCTCCGCACGCGTCCGCGGACCGGCCTGCGCCACCTGCGCGCCCTCTCGGCCGAGTGCCGGTGGTCGGCCGCCGCGACGCTGAAGGCCGCCACCGACCGGCGGTCGTACCGGCGTTGGCTCACCGACGCCGCCTCCGACCTCCGCCCGGTGCGCGTCAGCGACCGCAGGCCGACGATGACGGGCTGGGACGTGCCCCCGACGCTTCCGCCCTGGGTGACCCCGGACGCCCGGGAGCGTCTGACGCGCCTGCTGCGCCGCCACGCCGCGACGGCGAGTCCGCTGGCGCCCACTCGGGGCCGGAACATGGCGCTGGCGCTGATCCTCGCGTCGACGCGCATGTGCCGGCAGATCGCGCGCTTCACCGCCGAGGCGGGGCTGCCCTTCCACTACCCGTTCCTGGACGACCGGGTCGTCGAGGCGGCCCTGGCCGTACGGCTCCACGAGCGCACCACGCCGTTCGCCTTCAAACCCCTCACGGTCGCCGCGATGCGCGGCGTCGTCCCGGACGACGTGCTCGCGCGACGCGACAAGAGCGAGTTCTCCCGGGAGGTCCACAGCGGGCTCGCGGCCCGGCGGTCCGAGGTCGCCGAACTCCTCGCCGACTCCCGCCTGGCCCGCCTGGGACTGGTCGACGCGGACGGCCTGCGCCAGGCGGCGCTCGTCCTCCATCCGCCCCATCTACCCATCACGTACCTGGAGATGACGTTCGCGGTGGAGACGTGGCTGCGCGCCCACGCGCAAGCGCCGGCGAAGGCGGGGCGGTCGTGA
- a CDS encoding lasso peptide biosynthesis PqqD family chaperone, which translates to MPHLRQDVSAVEVEDGMVLLDERTGRYYQVNGSGAVVLGALLGGGGEEEAADALTERYDVDRERALADVGRIVGQLRATGLVTP; encoded by the coding sequence ATGCCGCACCTGCGACAGGACGTCTCGGCCGTCGAGGTCGAGGACGGCATGGTCCTCCTCGACGAACGCACCGGCCGCTACTACCAGGTCAACGGCAGCGGCGCCGTCGTGCTCGGTGCCCTGCTCGGCGGGGGCGGCGAGGAGGAGGCCGCCGACGCCCTCACCGAGCGCTACGACGTCGACCGGGAGCGGGCGCTCGCCGACGTGGGCCGCATCGTGGGGCAGTTGCGCGCCACCGGGCTGGTGACCCCGTGA
- a CDS encoding lasso peptide biosynthesis B2 protein yields MTASRRRLPLSRRPLPLLAVAAGHLIGRLPPRRIRSVLTVAARGARPASYAEAGRARGTVTAVSVRCAGEGCLPRSIATALLCRVHGSWPTWHAGVRTLPFRAHAWVEAEGRPVDEPLSTAQMRPVVTVSAGRAPRG; encoded by the coding sequence GTGACCGCGTCCCGCCGCCGGCTCCCCCTGTCGCGCCGTCCGCTGCCGCTGCTCGCGGTCGCCGCCGGGCACCTGATCGGGCGGCTGCCCCCGCGCCGCATCAGGAGCGTCCTCACCGTCGCCGCCCGCGGCGCCCGGCCGGCGAGCTACGCCGAGGCCGGCAGGGCCCGCGGCACGGTCACCGCGGTGAGCGTGCGCTGCGCGGGAGAGGGCTGCCTGCCCCGGTCCATCGCGACCGCCCTGCTGTGCCGGGTCCACGGCTCGTGGCCCACCTGGCACGCGGGGGTCCGGACGCTTCCCTTCCGGGCCCATGCCTGGGTCGAGGCGGAGGGCCGCCCCGTGGACGAGCCCCTGTCCACCGCCCAGATGCGGCCGGTCGTCACCGTCTCCGCGGGACGGGCGCCGCGCGGATGA
- the glpR gene encoding gephyrin-like molybdotransferase receptor GlpR, with the protein MSSSGLIYAVIVGAWAAYLVPMWLRRQDELNEARPTERFSTAIRLLSGRAGMERRYAKDLEGRGASAEAAVPPDPAEPEPRAPEPDARTEAVDVRSFGVPAAAPPQQAAAPDPAPAQASPASPSALTAAERARRSKVLARRRRTTVLLFLAFSLGAVVAGVGGLAFLWVPGVPAALLSAYIFYLRIQERRRFAFTMDQRRAELAAQRLREGRGRPHQAAPEDASAAADTVVHHPTPAAGLSPHSAGRRALVEQTDHAEWVDQQRDRGTGESWEPVPVPLPTYVSAPVAPRATGGADLGAPDTWSSARSSTAEPAEARRKPPAEERRPARPRRRPRERGRTPLFDQYADDERPRAANE; encoded by the coding sequence GTGAGCAGCAGCGGCCTGATCTACGCAGTCATCGTCGGGGCCTGGGCCGCCTACTTGGTGCCGATGTGGCTCCGTAGGCAGGACGAGCTCAATGAAGCCCGTCCGACGGAACGCTTCAGCACGGCCATCCGGTTGTTGTCCGGACGGGCGGGCATGGAGCGCCGTTACGCCAAGGACCTGGAGGGGCGTGGCGCCTCCGCCGAGGCGGCGGTCCCCCCGGACCCCGCCGAGCCGGAGCCCCGCGCCCCGGAGCCGGACGCCCGGACCGAAGCGGTCGACGTCCGGTCCTTCGGCGTGCCCGCGGCCGCGCCGCCCCAGCAGGCCGCGGCGCCGGACCCCGCGCCCGCCCAGGCGTCCCCGGCCTCCCCGTCCGCGCTGACGGCCGCCGAGCGGGCCCGGCGCTCCAAGGTGCTGGCCCGCCGCCGGCGCACCACGGTGCTGCTCTTCCTGGCCTTCTCCCTCGGCGCCGTCGTCGCCGGCGTCGGCGGCCTGGCCTTCCTGTGGGTCCCCGGCGTCCCGGCCGCGCTGCTCAGCGCGTACATCTTCTACCTGCGGATCCAGGAGCGCCGGCGCTTCGCCTTCACCATGGACCAGCGCCGCGCCGAGCTGGCCGCGCAGCGGCTGCGCGAGGGCCGCGGCCGCCCTCACCAGGCGGCGCCGGAGGACGCATCCGCCGCCGCTGACACCGTTGTCCACCACCCCACGCCCGCCGCGGGCCTGTCCCCGCACAGCGCGGGCCGCCGGGCCCTGGTGGAGCAGACCGACCACGCCGAGTGGGTCGACCAGCAGCGCGACCGCGGCACGGGCGAGAGCTGGGAGCCGGTGCCCGTGCCGCTGCCCACGTACGTCTCCGCGCCCGTCGCCCCGCGCGCCACGGGCGGCGCCGACCTCGGCGCCCCGGACACCTGGAGCAGCGCCCGGTCCAGCACCGCCGAGCCGGCCGAGGCCCGCCGCAAGCCCCCCGCGGAGGAGCGCCGCCCGGCCCGCCCCCGGCGCCGCCCCCGCGAGCGCGGCCGCACCCCGCTCTTCGACCAGTACGCCGACGACGAGCGCCCCCGCGCCGCCAACGAGTGA
- a CDS encoding GNAT family N-acetyltransferase, whose translation MNTWPVELTDGDVVLRPIRLRDQRAWREVNRRNRDWLRPWEATIPPPPPGAAPAQRPTYRQMVRHLRAEAHAGRMLPFVIEYRGQLVGQLTVAGITWGSMCSAHVGYWVDEAVAGRGVMPTAVAMVVDHCFRTLGLHRVEVCIRPENLPSRRVVEKLGFREEGLRPRYLHIDGAWRDHLVYALTAEEVPEGLLGRWHRARASGGSDRPREIK comes from the coding sequence ATGAACACCTGGCCGGTCGAGCTGACGGACGGCGACGTCGTCCTGCGCCCCATAAGGCTGCGCGACCAGCGGGCGTGGCGCGAGGTCAACCGGCGCAACCGCGACTGGCTGCGCCCCTGGGAGGCGACGATCCCCCCGCCGCCGCCCGGCGCGGCCCCCGCCCAGCGGCCCACCTACCGGCAGATGGTCCGCCACCTGCGGGCCGAGGCCCACGCCGGCCGGATGCTGCCGTTCGTGATCGAGTACCGGGGGCAGCTGGTCGGCCAGCTGACCGTGGCGGGGATCACCTGGGGGTCGATGTGCTCGGCCCACGTCGGCTACTGGGTGGACGAGGCGGTGGCCGGCCGGGGCGTGATGCCCACGGCCGTGGCGATGGTCGTCGACCACTGCTTCCGCACGCTCGGTCTGCACCGCGTCGAGGTGTGCATCCGGCCCGAGAACCTGCCCAGCCGCCGCGTCGTGGAGAAGCTGGGGTTCCGCGAGGAGGGCCTGCGCCCCCGCTACCTGCACATCGACGGCGCCTGGCGGGACCACCTCGTCTACGCGCTGACGGCCGAGGAGGTGCCGGAGGGGCTGCTCGGACGCTGGCACCGGGCGCGGGCGTCCGGAGGGTCGGACCGCCCCCGAGAAATAAAATAG
- a CDS encoding MogA/MoaB family molybdenum cofactor biosynthesis protein: MPFPGDPEGLGGALLADAHSALVVTASNRAAAGVYPDKGGPLLAEGLAAMGFAVDGPLVVPDGEPVEQALRAGAAAGYDVVVTTGGTGVSPTDRTPEATRAVLDYEIPGIPEALRAEGLAKVPTAALSRGLAGVAGRTLIVNLPGSTGGVRDGLAVLGRLLVHAVEQIHGGDHPRSPA, from the coding sequence GTGCCGTTCCCCGGGGACCCGGAGGGGCTCGGCGGGGCCCTCCTCGCCGACGCGCACTCCGCGCTGGTCGTCACCGCCTCCAACCGGGCCGCCGCGGGCGTCTACCCGGACAAGGGCGGCCCACTGCTCGCCGAGGGGCTGGCCGCGATGGGCTTCGCCGTCGACGGGCCCCTGGTCGTGCCCGACGGCGAGCCCGTCGAGCAGGCCCTGCGCGCGGGCGCGGCCGCCGGTTACGACGTCGTCGTCACCACTGGCGGCACGGGCGTCTCGCCCACCGACCGCACCCCCGAGGCCACCCGGGCCGTCCTGGACTACGAGATCCCCGGGATCCCCGAGGCGCTGCGCGCCGAGGGACTGGCCAAGGTCCCCACGGCCGCACTGTCCCGGGGCCTGGCCGGGGTGGCCGGGCGGACGCTGATCGTCAACCTGCCCGGCTCCACGGGTGGGGTCCGCGACGGGCTGGCGGTGCTGGGGCGGCTGCTCGTCCACGCCGTCGAGCAGATCCACGGCGGCGACCACCCGAGAAGTCCCGCATGA
- the moaC gene encoding cyclic pyranopterin monophosphate synthase MoaC, which produces MSSAQEHLTHLDDTGAARMVDVSAKEVTARTARASGRVLVSPRVVELLRGEGVPKGDALATARIAGIMGAKRTPDLIPLCHPLAVSGVTVELAVADDAVEIRAAVKTTDRTGVEMEALTAVTVAALTVVDMVKAVDKAAVITDVRVEEKTGGKSGDWARPEAGEGAAA; this is translated from the coding sequence ATGAGCAGCGCCCAGGAGCATCTGACCCATCTCGACGACACGGGTGCGGCCCGCATGGTCGACGTCTCGGCCAAGGAGGTCACCGCCCGCACCGCCCGGGCGAGCGGCCGGGTGCTCGTCTCGCCGCGCGTCGTGGAACTGCTGCGCGGCGAGGGCGTCCCCAAGGGCGACGCCCTGGCCACCGCCCGCATCGCCGGCATCATGGGAGCCAAGCGCACTCCCGACCTGATCCCGCTCTGCCACCCGCTGGCCGTCTCGGGGGTGACGGTGGAGCTGGCGGTCGCCGACGACGCCGTGGAGATCCGCGCCGCCGTGAAGACGACGGACCGCACGGGCGTGGAGATGGAGGCCCTGACGGCCGTCACCGTGGCCGCGCTGACGGTCGTCGACATGGTCAAGGCCGTCGACAAGGCCGCCGTGATCACCGACGTCCGGGTTGAGGAGAAGACGGGCGGGAAGTCCGGCGACTGGGCCCGCCCCGAGGCCGGCGAAGGGGCGGCGGCGTGA